The Terriglobales bacterium genome has a window encoding:
- the lptB gene encoding LPS export ABC transporter ATP-binding protein, with protein sequence MTQQTLSTDEIGKSYRGRRVVNGVTLHINQGEVVGLLGPNGAGKTTTFYMIVGLVMPDEGRVLMDGQEITGVPMYLRARSYGISYLPQEPSVFRKLTVEENIMAILEAQPLSWENRRSRMETLIEQLGLGHIRKTRGYALSGGERRRVEIARCLCIRPTFILLDEPFSGIDPIAVLDLQKIIFDLKASGIGVLITDHNVRETLSVTDRAYIINQGKIFRAGTPEQLGNDPEVKRVYLGESFSLV encoded by the coding sequence ATGACGCAACAAACGCTCTCGACCGACGAGATTGGCAAGTCCTATCGGGGTCGGAGGGTAGTAAACGGGGTCACTCTCCACATAAATCAGGGTGAGGTCGTTGGGTTGCTGGGGCCGAACGGGGCCGGCAAAACCACCACCTTTTACATGATTGTGGGGCTGGTCATGCCCGATGAGGGCCGGGTTCTGATGGACGGCCAGGAAATCACGGGCGTCCCCATGTATCTGCGGGCTCGGAGTTATGGCATCAGCTACCTTCCGCAGGAACCCTCGGTCTTTCGCAAGCTGACGGTCGAGGAGAACATCATGGCCATCCTTGAGGCTCAGCCGCTCTCCTGGGAGAACCGGCGCAGCCGCATGGAGACCCTGATCGAACAGCTTGGCCTGGGGCACATTCGCAAGACGCGCGGATATGCGCTCTCAGGCGGCGAGCGCCGCAGGGTGGAGATCGCGCGGTGCCTTTGCATTCGCCCGACGTTCATCCTGCTCGACGAGCCCTTTTCGGGAATCGATCCGATAGCGGTGCTCGACTTGCAGAAGATCATTTTTGATCTCAAGGCGAGCGGCATCGGCGTTTTGATTACAGATCACAATGTGCGCGAGACGCTGTCAGTAACCGATCGCGCATACATCATCAATCAGGGAAAGATTTTCCGTGCAGGAACGCCCGAACAGTTGGGCAACGATCCGGAAGTGAAAAGAGTTTATCTGGGAGAGAGTTTCTCCTTAGTGTAA
- the lptC gene encoding LPS export ABC transporter periplasmic protein LptC produces MPSSISRLRIWFGISALLMIGVVAGFYLYARYRVQRAVHDLPAKLGANIQQNTQGFTYSQSAGGHTIFSISASNAVRYKEGGKAELHNVKIVSYGRNSDRQDEITGDDFEYDAQTGDVTAKGKVGIQLQAVEPGTSKPEASVNKTGSPLHLDTSGLVFNQKTGVAHTAELITFQLPQGTGSAVGATYDSKKGTFKLYSDVHLLTGGPRRTDLRASTAYYEQETQQLTLTDLRAESGIRRLEAQHVILHLREDNTVSRADASGGVDAHVKGERSAQLHSANASFIFGPNNQATTGHLTGGVNWLTQGASASHGNAGEVLLSFGPDNQIKSAHLRNHVDLVQTAQNGNAAAPGATAKDPVTPVGSEGRGTEFHGDGLDLELARGSRLTTATSVGAGVLVLTNAETTPQANAKPTTAKTTITSSRFEAKFAGDNRISSLSGANPVKIISSSPGKPDRISQSRDMVAAFASGKTQTLERVVQSGDVQIQEGQRSATADRATYSQPTDTMALSGNVHYKDASTGSMLTSDSLTLSRATAETTATGNVKTTYSEQKTGQNTPQKQEASGAMLTPVQPVHITAEQMVARNSTGAARFSGAARLWQGGNIVQAPEIDFNRKERTLDAQAQGNARVSTVFVQADQSGKQVPVDVLADHLHYDDTQRKAIFDGAIVLKSGDSTLQAGRAVVTLRAQNQPPPTPKAQAGKAPSQVQSIDATGNILLQQPGRRAVGNRLIYTADEEKFVLTGTPASPPSIFDAEHGQVTGVSLTFFNRDDRVLVDSSNSMSITQTRREK; encoded by the coding sequence ATGCCCTCTTCTATTTCGCGGCTACGCATCTGGTTTGGAATCTCTGCGCTGCTGATGATTGGCGTAGTTGCGGGCTTCTACCTGTATGCACGCTACCGTGTGCAGCGGGCTGTTCACGATCTTCCGGCGAAGCTGGGCGCGAACATTCAGCAGAACACGCAGGGGTTCACCTATTCCCAGTCGGCGGGCGGGCACACCATATTCTCAATCTCTGCTTCCAACGCTGTTCGTTATAAGGAAGGTGGTAAGGCTGAACTTCACAATGTGAAGATCGTCTCGTACGGTCGAAATTCTGATCGGCAGGATGAGATTACTGGCGACGATTTCGAGTACGACGCACAAACCGGCGACGTAACTGCAAAAGGTAAAGTCGGCATTCAATTGCAGGCAGTCGAGCCGGGCACTTCGAAACCGGAAGCATCCGTCAATAAGACTGGAAGCCCTCTACATCTCGACACTTCAGGTCTGGTTTTCAATCAAAAGACTGGTGTCGCGCACACCGCCGAACTGATCACCTTCCAGTTGCCGCAAGGAACCGGTTCAGCCGTAGGCGCCACTTATGATTCGAAAAAGGGGACATTTAAGCTGTATTCCGATGTGCACCTGCTCACGGGCGGCCCAAGGCGGACTGATCTACGCGCATCTACCGCTTATTACGAACAGGAGACACAACAACTCACGCTGACGGATCTCCGCGCGGAATCCGGCATTAGACGCCTCGAGGCTCAGCACGTCATTTTGCACCTTCGCGAGGACAACACCGTTTCCCGAGCCGACGCGAGCGGTGGAGTCGATGCGCACGTCAAAGGTGAACGTAGCGCGCAGCTCCACTCGGCCAACGCGAGCTTCATCTTCGGGCCCAACAATCAGGCGACCACCGGACATCTAACTGGCGGAGTGAATTGGCTAACGCAAGGCGCGAGCGCCTCGCACGGCAATGCGGGCGAGGTGTTGCTCAGCTTCGGACCTGACAATCAAATCAAATCGGCACACCTTCGCAATCACGTAGATCTCGTTCAAACTGCCCAAAACGGGAATGCAGCGGCACCCGGGGCGACAGCCAAAGATCCCGTCACACCGGTCGGTTCAGAAGGCCGTGGAACCGAATTTCACGGTGACGGTCTGGATCTTGAGCTGGCCCGAGGTTCGCGTCTTACGACGGCGACTAGTGTGGGCGCAGGGGTACTTGTGCTCACAAACGCTGAGACCACCCCGCAGGCAAACGCGAAGCCCACAACCGCAAAGACAACAATTACGTCGAGTCGCTTTGAAGCGAAGTTTGCAGGAGACAATCGCATTTCCAGCCTCAGTGGAGCGAATCCTGTAAAGATCATTTCTTCCTCGCCGGGCAAACCGGATCGGATTAGCCAGAGCCGCGACATGGTCGCCGCCTTCGCTTCCGGGAAAACGCAAACACTCGAGCGCGTGGTCCAAAGCGGGGATGTCCAGATCCAGGAAGGTCAACGCAGCGCCACCGCTGATCGCGCTACCTACAGCCAGCCGACGGACACAATGGCGCTGAGCGGCAACGTTCATTACAAAGACGCATCTACCGGGTCAATGCTTACCAGCGACTCGCTCACGCTAAGCCGTGCAACCGCAGAAACCACGGCCACTGGCAATGTAAAGACCACCTACTCGGAGCAGAAGACGGGGCAGAATACCCCGCAGAAACAAGAAGCTTCTGGAGCGATGCTTACGCCTGTGCAGCCAGTTCACATCACCGCCGAGCAGATGGTAGCTAGGAACTCGACTGGTGCGGCCCGCTTTAGCGGAGCCGCTCGCCTATGGCAGGGCGGGAACATCGTCCAGGCGCCGGAGATCGATTTCAATCGAAAGGAAAGAACTCTGGATGCTCAGGCGCAAGGGAATGCGCGGGTTTCCACAGTTTTTGTACAGGCGGACCAAAGCGGGAAGCAGGTTCCCGTCGACGTCCTGGCAGACCATCTTCATTATGACGACACGCAGCGGAAGGCGATTTTCGACGGCGCGATCGTTCTTAAGAGTGGAGATTCTACTCTGCAGGCTGGCCGCGCTGTTGTCACATTGCGCGCCCAGAACCAGCCACCACCAACCCCGAAAGCTCAGGCCGGAAAAGCACCAAGTCAGGTGCAATCAATTGATGCGACAGGAAATATTCTTCTCCAGCAGCCAGGAAGGCGAGCAGTGGGCAATCGCCTGATCTACACCGCAGACGAGGAGAAATTCGTCTTGACTGGCACGCCGGCCAGTCCGCCTAGCATTTTTGATGCCGAACACGGTCAAGTTACCGGAGTTTCGTTGACCTTCTTTAACCGCGATGATAGAGTGCTCGTGGACAGTAGCAATTCAATGTCCATAACCCAGACCCGGCGCGAAAAATGA
- a CDS encoding PIN domain-containing protein, with protein sequence MSVRSFFDTNVLIYADDHGFPAKQRRAIDMMAEHRREGTGVVSIQVLQEYFVAATRKLKVDVQTARRKVELLSEFDVARPDVSDILGAIDLHRLHGFSLWDALILRAAKQSGCRVLLSEDFQSGQEIDGVRIVDPFHTT encoded by the coding sequence ATGAGCGTTCGTAGCTTTTTCGACACGAACGTGTTGATTTATGCCGATGATCATGGTTTTCCGGCGAAGCAAAGACGCGCGATTGACATGATGGCTGAGCACCGTCGCGAAGGAACCGGCGTCGTCTCAATCCAAGTATTGCAAGAGTACTTCGTCGCAGCCACACGTAAGCTCAAGGTAGACGTCCAAACTGCACGTCGAAAAGTGGAGCTGTTATCAGAGTTCGACGTAGCGCGACCTGATGTGTCGGACATTCTGGGAGCTATCGATCTGCATAGACTGCATGGGTTTTCTCTTTGGGATGCCTTGATCTTGAGAGCGGCGAAACAATCTGGATGCAGAGTGCTATTATCCGAAGATTTCCAAAGCGGTCAGGAGATTGACGGTGTACGAATTGTCGATCCCTTTCACACCACTTGA